From the Mycobacterium sp. 155 genome, the window CACGGCGCTGGTGCTGCTGTTCCTGCTGGCGCTCGGAGCCATCCCCGGCGCGCTGTTGCCGCAGCGCAGCCTCAACTCGTCGAAGGTTGACGAATATCTCGCCCAGCACTCGACGATCGGCCCGTGGCTGGACCGGGTGCAGGCCTTCGACGTGTTCTCCAGCTTCTGGTTCACCGCTATCTATGTGCTGCTGTTCATCTCACTGGTCGGCTGCGTGACGCCGCGGCTGATCGAGCATGTCCGCAGCCTGCGGGCCGTGCCGGTGGCCGCGCCCCGCAACCTGACCCGGTTGCCGAAGTACCACGCCGAGCAGGTCAGCGGCGATCCGCAGCAGCTGGCCGAGCAGGTGACCCATCGGCTCAAGGGTTGGCGCACCGTCACCCGCACCGAAAACGGCAGCACCGAAATTTCCGCAGAGAAGGGCTATCTGCGGGAGTTCGGCAACATCGTGTTCCACTTCTCGCTGCTCGGGCTGCTGGTCGCCGTGGCTGCCGGCAAGCTGTTCGGCTACGAGGGCAACGTCATCGTCATAGCCGACGGTGGTCCCGGGTTCTGCTCGGCATCTCCGGCCGCGTTCGACTCGTTCCGGGCCGGCAACACCGTCGACGGCACTTCGCTGGATCCCATCTGCCTGCGGGTCAACGACTTCGACGCCCACTATCTGCCGACCGGCCAGGCCCTGTCATTCGCGGCCAACATCGACTACCAGGCCGGCGACGATCTGGCGGCCGACACCTGGCGGCCCTACCGGCTCGAGGTGAACCATCCGCTGCGCATCGGCGGGAACCGGATCTACCTGCAGGGGCACGGCTACGCACCGTCGTTCACCGTCACGTTCCCGGACGGGAAGTCCCGCAGCCAGACCGTGCAGTGGAAGCCCGAGGAGCCACTCACCCTGCTGTCCTCAGGCGTGGTGCGGATCGATCCGCCGGGCGGCAGCTACCCCGACGCCGACGAGCGCCGCAAGCATCAGATCGCCATCCAGGGGCTCTTCGCCCCCACCAAGCAACTCGAGGGCACGCTGTTGTCGTCCAGCTTCCCGGCGCTCAACGATCCGGCGGTCGCCGTCGATATCTACCGCGGCGACACCGGCCTGGACACAGGTCGTCCGCAGTCGCTGTTCTCCCTGGACCCGCGCCTGATCGACCAGAAGCGGCTCACCAAGGTGGCGCGGGTCAACCTGGTGAAGGGTCAGGTCACCCGCCTCGACGACGGCACCACGGTCCGGTTCGACGGGGCGGTGCCGTTCATCAACCTGCAGGTGTCCCACGACCCCGCGCAGATCTGGGTGCTGATCTTCGCCATGTCGATGATGGGCGGGTTGCTGGTGTCGTTGGTGGTGCGCAGGCGCCGGATCTGGGTTCGGTTGGGAGCCGCTCCGGCGGCGACATCCGGCGAAGGGCCGCTTCCTCCAGGAGGTACCGTGAGCGTCGAGTTGGGCGGATTGGCCCGTTCCGACAACTCCGGGTGGGGCGACGAGTTCGAGCGATTGACGCAACGGCTGCTGGGAGAGTGACGCACGCATGAATACAGAGCACATCGATATCGGGTTGGCCCGGTACTCGGACTGGGCTTTCACGTCGTCGGTGGTGGTGCTGGTAGGAGCGATGCTGCTGCTGGCCGTCGAACTGGCGTACTCCCGCGGCCGCAAGGTCGATGAGCGCTCGCGCGAAGAGCAACTGGTCGGGGAACGCGTCCTCATCGGCGCCATGGTCGGGGCTGACAGTGCCACCCCGGGTGTGGTCGCGGATATCCCCAGGCGCTCCACCGATGAGCGGATCGGCCGCGCCGGCCTGTCCCTGGTCTATGTCGGTATCGGGCTGTTGTTCGTCTGCATCGTGCTGCGCGGCCTGGCCACGTCGCGGGTGCCGTGGGGCAACATGTACGAGTTCATCAACCTGACGTGCTTCGCGGGTTTGGTGGCGTCTGCGATCGTGCTGCGCCGGCCGCAGTACCGCGCGCTGTGGGTGTTCGTGCTGCTACCGGTGCTGATCCTGCTGGCGGTATCGGGTCATTGGCTCTACACCAACGCCGCGCCGGTGATGCCTGCGCTGCAGTCGTACTGGCTGCCGATCCATGTCTCGGTGGTGAGCCTGGGCTCCGGGGTATTCCTGGTGGCCGGCGTTGCGAGCATCCTGTTTCTGGTCAAGATGTCGCCGCTGGCCAATCGTGACAATGCGTTCGGCCGGATCATCCAGCGTCTGCCCGACGCCCAGACGCTCGACCGGATCGCCTACCGGACAACGATCTTCGCGTTCCCGATCTTCGGTTTCGGGGTGATCTTCGGCGCCATCTGGGCCGAGGAGGCGTGGGGCCGCTATTGGGGCTGGGATCCCAAGGAGACGGTGTCGTTCATCGCCTGGGTGGTCTATGCCGCCTATCTGCACGCCCGCTCGACCGCCGGTTGGCGGGACCGCAAGGCCGCGTGGATCAACGTCGTGGGTTTCGTCGCGATGGTGTTCAACCTGTTTTTCATCAATCTGGTTACCGTCGGGCTGCATTCGTACGCCGGCGTTGGTTAGGTGATGTGGCGCGCGGGTAGCGCGCGGCGCCCGTATGGAGGGGAGATTCCATGTCCGAGTCCGAATCAACTGAACACCCAGCGTCGGACACGGTGGATGTGTCTGCAAACACCCCGGACGAGCCGACGCTCAGCCACGCCGCACCCCCTCCGGCACACGTAGTCGACCAGCCGACACCGGCGGCATCCGGTTTCCGCGGGCAGCAGCGGTTCAGCGATCCGAGTACCAGCGCGGGACCGCCGCCGGAGTGGACGGCTCCGACGCCGCCGCACGGTGTCCCTGTCGTTGCGACACCGGTGGACGGTGTACCGCAGCCGATGCCTGCGCAGCCGGACTTCTCTTCGCCGTACCGGGACCTGTCGACCACCGCACTGCTGGGCCAGCGCAAGGACCCGCCGTCGTCGGGGTGGCGCAAGTGGCTG encodes:
- a CDS encoding cytochrome c biogenesis protein ResB, producing the protein MGTALVLLFLLALGAIPGALLPQRSLNSSKVDEYLAQHSTIGPWLDRVQAFDVFSSFWFTAIYVLLFISLVGCVTPRLIEHVRSLRAVPVAAPRNLTRLPKYHAEQVSGDPQQLAEQVTHRLKGWRTVTRTENGSTEISAEKGYLREFGNIVFHFSLLGLLVAVAAGKLFGYEGNVIVIADGGPGFCSASPAAFDSFRAGNTVDGTSLDPICLRVNDFDAHYLPTGQALSFAANIDYQAGDDLAADTWRPYRLEVNHPLRIGGNRIYLQGHGYAPSFTVTFPDGKSRSQTVQWKPEEPLTLLSSGVVRIDPPGGSYPDADERRKHQIAIQGLFAPTKQLEGTLLSSSFPALNDPAVAVDIYRGDTGLDTGRPQSLFSLDPRLIDQKRLTKVARVNLVKGQVTRLDDGTTVRFDGAVPFINLQVSHDPAQIWVLIFAMSMMGGLLVSLVVRRRRIWVRLGAAPAATSGEGPLPPGGTVSVELGGLARSDNSGWGDEFERLTQRLLGE
- the ccsB gene encoding c-type cytochrome biogenesis protein CcsB encodes the protein MNTEHIDIGLARYSDWAFTSSVVVLVGAMLLLAVELAYSRGRKVDERSREEQLVGERVLIGAMVGADSATPGVVADIPRRSTDERIGRAGLSLVYVGIGLLFVCIVLRGLATSRVPWGNMYEFINLTCFAGLVASAIVLRRPQYRALWVFVLLPVLILLAVSGHWLYTNAAPVMPALQSYWLPIHVSVVSLGSGVFLVAGVASILFLVKMSPLANRDNAFGRIIQRLPDAQTLDRIAYRTTIFAFPIFGFGVIFGAIWAEEAWGRYWGWDPKETVSFIAWVVYAAYLHARSTAGWRDRKAAWINVVGFVAMVFNLFFINLVTVGLHSYAGVG